A single Methanocalculus alkaliphilus DNA region contains:
- a CDS encoding AAA family ATPase: protein MLWIEKYRPQELDEIAGQDHVRRQLGSFADKGSFPHMLVSGPRGVGKTTMLDAFMRGFYGDRFSENVTVIQSGPLFSQGRAYLESNPRFTSLYKKELGVLANFKHIVRWHASIKPLNTAFRVIIFDEADALSREAQNALRRTMERYSATCRFIFVTTRPAALIDPLQSRCLPLSFLPVEPSLIGERLRAILAMEGKTGVISDEDLDLLAFSVRGDLRKAIMTLQVGVETGEMIDPGDIDDTETLRVAEVILEAIRRGDHTAAQKSAETLMIEYGLSGRDLLSRMRKVLGVCCTTPALSLLLAETDSLLGKAGNEYIQVNAFLARLAEMKI, encoded by the coding sequence ATGCTCTGGATTGAGAAGTACCGGCCGCAGGAGCTGGATGAGATAGCCGGCCAGGATCATGTCAGGCGGCAGCTTGGGTCATTTGCAGATAAAGGATCATTCCCCCATATGCTCGTATCCGGTCCACGGGGTGTCGGGAAGACGACGATGCTTGATGCCTTCATGCGGGGTTTCTATGGGGATCGCTTCTCTGAGAATGTGACGGTGATACAGTCCGGCCCCCTCTTCTCACAGGGGAGGGCGTATCTTGAGTCCAATCCCCGGTTTACATCGCTGTATAAGAAAGAACTGGGGGTCCTTGCGAACTTCAAGCATATCGTCCGGTGGCATGCCTCGATCAAGCCATTGAATACTGCCTTCCGGGTAATCATCTTCGATGAGGCGGACGCCCTCTCCAGGGAGGCACAGAATGCCCTCAGGAGGACGATGGAGCGGTACAGCGCTACCTGCCGGTTCATCTTTGTGACGACCCGCCCTGCCGCGCTCATCGATCCCCTGCAGTCCAGGTGTCTCCCCCTCTCCTTCCTCCCGGTTGAACCGTCGCTCATCGGAGAGCGGCTTCGTGCCATCCTTGCGATGGAAGGGAAGACCGGAGTCATATCGGATGAAGATCTCGACCTCCTCGCCTTCTCTGTCCGTGGGGATCTCCGCAAGGCGATCATGACCCTTCAGGTCGGGGTTGAGACCGGGGAGATGATCGATCCGGGCGATATTGACGATACCGAGACACTCAGGGTGGCAGAGGTGATCCTTGAGGCGATCCGGCGCGGCGATCATACCGCTGCCCAGAAGAGTGCCGAGACGCTGATGATCGAGTATGGCCTCTCAGGGCGTGATCTCCTCTCAAGGATGAGGAAGGTCCTTGGGGTCTGCTGCACAACTCCGGCACTCTCACTCCTTCTGGCTGAGACCGACTCGCTCCTTGGGAAGGCCGGGAATGAATATATCCAGGTGAATGCTTTCCTTGCGAGGCTTGCGGAGATGAAGATATGA
- a CDS encoding 4-phosphopantoate--beta-alanine ligase produces the protein MIPADHPRYRSLVARERLADAAREGIASLEGLTAHGRGEAFDYLIGERTTPAAAEAEELAARLLISARRAVISVNGNTAALAAPAIRDLQEASGAAVEVNLFHRTDERIHRISTYLSGHGIEVLSGEYERLVPLSHGRGLCLPKGIGAADVVLVPLEDGDRCEALRRMGKIVITIDLNPLSRTARMATLTIVDELTRALPAMTEACRLVTPGDPEEMALLIDNTKFLREAKEAMRRRLADALD, from the coding sequence ATGATACCCGCAGATCACCCGCGATACCGCTCCCTTGTCGCACGGGAGAGGCTTGCAGATGCTGCACGGGAGGGGATCGCATCCCTTGAAGGGCTGACGGCCCACGGGCGGGGTGAGGCATTCGACTATCTCATCGGGGAGAGGACGACTCCGGCCGCGGCAGAAGCGGAAGAGCTTGCTGCCCGTCTTCTCATCTCGGCACGGCGGGCTGTCATCTCGGTGAACGGGAATACCGCCGCGCTTGCAGCACCCGCCATCCGGGATCTCCAGGAGGCATCCGGCGCTGCTGTTGAGGTCAACCTCTTCCACAGAACCGATGAGAGGATACATCGGATCTCCACCTACCTCTCCGGCCATGGGATCGAGGTCCTCTCCGGGGAGTACGAAAGGCTCGTCCCCCTCTCGCATGGCCGGGGGCTCTGCCTTCCGAAGGGTATCGGTGCGGCAGATGTCGTTCTTGTTCCGCTTGAGGATGGGGACCGTTGTGAGGCGCTCCGGAGGATGGGGAAGATCGTCATCACCATCGATCTCAACCCCCTCTCCCGGACAGCCCGGATGGCGACCCTCACCATCGTTGATGAGCTGACGAGGGCATTGCCTGCGATGACGGAGGCATGCCGTTTGGTGACTCCGGGGGATCCCGAAGAGATGGCTCTTTTAATCGATAACACGAAGTTTCTTAGAGAGGCGAAGGAAGCAATGAGACGGAGGCTGGCAGATGCTCTGGATTGA
- a CDS encoding DUF424 domain-containing protein: protein MFLRIHDAPGGGKVVAICDRELLGRTLREGDLEITITEDFYGGEPATEDEVRAALRHATNANIIGWKVVNIAISLGLVEISSCLMIDSIPHAQIV from the coding sequence ATGTTTCTCAGGATTCATGATGCGCCGGGGGGAGGGAAGGTCGTTGCAATCTGCGATCGTGAACTTCTTGGCAGGACGCTTAGAGAGGGTGATCTTGAGATCACCATAACAGAAGACTTCTATGGGGGCGAACCGGCAACAGAAGATGAGGTCAGGGCCGCCCTAAGGCATGCGACGAATGCGAATATCATCGGCTGGAAGGTCGTGAATATAGCCATCTCCCTCGGACTTGTTGAGATCTCCTCGTGTCTGATGATCGATTCCATTCCACACGCCCAGATAGTATAA
- a CDS encoding 60S ribosomal export protein NMD3: protein MSIQQTICPRCGEPSEDGLCGVCQLHEIEWVTISPRVQTILCPTCGSRKVGSTWSDCLEEREDLGRSLVLSGISLHPDVKSPEIEIDLRDISSNRTQAILTITARCYGLPVSREERVLIVWGKEQCDRCCRISGSYYEGTIQVRAEGRKPSEWEIRRSAEIAYQAEDMAQQGGERLAFVSSMETSRDGLDIIVSSLGFGQSIVNDITSLFGAKTTSHPKLVGEKEGKRLYRVTWLIRLPRIIRGDIVEIQGRYYQVSGSDGHTLRTRDLLTSGPRTFRDESSVRVIAHARDAMEAMVTHHEGAVIGVLDPETQMPAEIAAPDGCRVPPGGIVHLLRDGDTLFVVGY from the coding sequence ATGAGTATACAACAGACAATCTGTCCACGCTGCGGTGAACCATCAGAGGATGGGCTCTGCGGCGTCTGCCAGCTTCATGAGATCGAATGGGTGACCATCTCGCCACGGGTTCAGACGATCCTCTGTCCGACCTGCGGATCACGAAAAGTCGGGAGCACCTGGTCTGACTGTCTGGAGGAACGTGAAGACCTTGGGCGTTCACTTGTATTATCAGGGATTTCACTCCATCCTGATGTGAAAAGTCCGGAAATTGAAATAGATCTCCGTGATATCAGCTCCAACCGGACACAGGCAATCCTGACGATTACTGCCCGCTGTTATGGCCTTCCGGTGAGCAGAGAGGAGAGAGTTCTCATCGTCTGGGGGAAGGAGCAGTGTGACCGGTGCTGCCGGATAAGCGGAAGTTATTATGAAGGCACCATCCAGGTGAGGGCCGAGGGAAGAAAGCCGTCAGAATGGGAGATCCGGAGGAGTGCCGAGATCGCGTACCAGGCCGAGGATATGGCTCAGCAGGGGGGTGAGCGGCTTGCCTTCGTCTCGTCGATGGAGACATCACGTGACGGACTTGATATCATCGTCTCCTCCCTCGGGTTTGGCCAGTCGATTGTGAATGATATCACATCACTCTTTGGTGCAAAGACCACCTCGCATCCAAAGCTGGTCGGGGAGAAGGAAGGGAAGCGGCTATACCGGGTCACCTGGCTGATCAGGCTGCCGCGTATCATCCGGGGGGATATCGTCGAGATCCAGGGGCGGTACTACCAGGTGTCGGGATCTGATGGCCATACCCTCAGGACACGGGATCTCCTCACCTCAGGCCCGCGAACCTTCCGTGACGAGTCATCTGTCCGGGTCATCGCCCATGCCCGGGATGCGATGGAGGCGATGGTGACGCATCATGAGGGCGCCGTCATCGGAGTCCTTGATCCAGAGACACAGATGCCGGCTGAGATAGCTGCTCCGGACGGGTGCCGGGTCCCTCCCGGTGGTATTGTTCATCTCCTCCGGGACGGCGATACGCTCTTTGTGGTCGGATACTGA
- the coaBC gene encoding bifunctional phosphopantothenoylcysteine decarboxylase/phosphopantothenate--cysteine ligase CoaBC: protein MRRTLEGKMIVLAVTGSIAAVETVKLAHELRRKGATVQAVMSEAAAGILNPASLTYATGRETIVTISGHVEHVIYSGDEMAASLLLIAPCTANTIGKIATGIDDTTVTTFATTALGSGQPVVLVPAMHHSMYRHPAVTRNLKTLEEFGVDLVPPRIEEGKAKIATIDEIVLYAERAVLGRPLAGEKIVITSGPCREPLDDVRVLTTRSTGQMGRAIAYEAFRLGADVTVIHNDHFPAVRNIRIETAAEMKDAVIGMIDKGITVYISAAAISDYAPERIFGKIPSGTEQDIHLLPLPKVIEYALAIPSIRTIGFKLGDDAAIGGRDLIRRGASLVVANPPSAMGSETAPFLLMTGEREYTVHTKEEVAQAICRHLS from the coding sequence ATGAGGCGGACACTTGAAGGGAAGATGATCGTCCTTGCGGTGACGGGGAGTATCGCTGCTGTCGAGACGGTGAAGCTTGCTCATGAACTGAGGAGGAAAGGTGCAACCGTCCAGGCGGTGATGTCGGAGGCGGCAGCGGGCATCCTGAACCCTGCGTCTCTCACCTATGCGACTGGGCGTGAGACGATTGTTACAATCTCCGGCCATGTCGAGCATGTCATCTACTCCGGTGATGAGATGGCGGCCTCCCTCCTCCTGATTGCACCGTGTACGGCAAATACCATCGGAAAGATAGCGACCGGGATCGATGACACCACGGTGACGACATTTGCCACAACCGCACTGGGGAGCGGCCAGCCGGTCGTCCTCGTCCCTGCCATGCACCATTCGATGTACCGCCACCCCGCTGTCACCCGGAATCTCAAAACCCTCGAGGAGTTTGGGGTCGATCTCGTCCCTCCCCGTATCGAGGAGGGGAAGGCAAAGATCGCTACCATCGATGAGATCGTCCTCTATGCTGAGCGGGCGGTCCTCGGACGACCCCTTGCCGGAGAGAAGATAGTGATCACAAGCGGCCCCTGCAGGGAGCCGCTCGATGATGTCCGGGTCCTCACCACCCGATCAACCGGGCAGATGGGCCGCGCCATCGCGTATGAAGCCTTCCGGCTTGGCGCGGATGTCACCGTCATCCATAACGATCACTTTCCTGCGGTCCGGAATATCCGGATAGAGACGGCGGCAGAGATGAAAGATGCCGTCATCGGGATGATAGACAAGGGGATCACCGTCTATATCAGCGCAGCCGCCATCTCAGACTATGCTCCTGAACGGATCTTTGGAAAGATACCATCCGGAACAGAGCAGGATATCCACCTCCTTCCCCTTCCGAAGGTGATCGAGTACGCCCTTGCCATCCCCTCAATCAGGACGATCGGGTTTAAACTCGGGGATGATGCCGCCATCGGAGGCCGGGATCTCATCAGACGGGGTGCATCACTTGTGGTCGCCAATCCCCCGTCAGCGATGGGATCGGAGACGGCACCATTTCTTCTGATGACTGGGGAGAGGGAGTACACGGTTCATACAAAAGAGGAGGTCGCGCAGGCGATATGCCGCCATCTGTCGTAG
- a CDS encoding class I SAM-dependent methyltransferase yields MRARIVPLETLRALNHLDWVDRSRRVFKEGDHVYVPVKDGYPCDAVLPVRIRKGRGYQRLGDGVIFHGRRPTAEEIDDVATREASAFILFIPTHTGDCRVPSYEVLSGTPREVLHRESGILYHLDPTKVMFSQGNREEKRRIASLIRPGERIADMFAGIGYFTLPAATAGGVVHAMEINPDSFFYLEKNIGSNHLGASVHAECGDCRDLLSGIYDRIMMGHFDSGEYLSSALPHTAPGTVIHLHTLSPDEEMVMEIIGAHGYDAEVTVHRVKKYAPQICHCVLDVVLI; encoded by the coding sequence ATGCGCGCACGGATCGTCCCCCTGGAAACCCTCCGGGCACTCAATCACCTCGACTGGGTTGATCGGAGCCGCCGGGTATTCAAGGAGGGTGATCATGTGTATGTTCCTGTGAAGGACGGGTATCCCTGTGATGCAGTTCTTCCAGTCCGCATCCGAAAGGGACGTGGATACCAGCGGCTTGGTGACGGGGTGATCTTCCATGGGAGGCGCCCTACCGCAGAGGAGATCGATGATGTGGCAACCAGGGAAGCATCAGCGTTCATCCTCTTTATTCCGACACATACCGGGGATTGCAGGGTTCCGTCATACGAGGTCCTCTCCGGGACTCCCCGGGAGGTTCTGCACCGGGAGAGCGGGATTCTCTATCATCTTGATCCGACGAAGGTGATGTTCTCCCAGGGGAACCGGGAAGAGAAACGCCGGATTGCCTCCCTGATCCGTCCTGGTGAGCGGATTGCGGATATGTTTGCCGGGATCGGGTATTTCACCCTCCCTGCTGCAACTGCAGGGGGGGTGGTCCATGCGATGGAGATCAATCCCGACTCTTTCTTTTACCTGGAGAAGAACATCGGTTCCAATCATCTTGGAGCATCAGTCCATGCAGAATGCGGAGACTGCCGCGATCTCCTCTCCGGTATCTATGATCGTATCATGATGGGGCATTTCGACTCAGGGGAGTATCTCTCATCTGCCCTCCCCCATACGGCTCCCGGGACCGTCATCCATCTGCACACCCTCAGTCCTGATGAGGAGATGGTTATGGAGATCATCGGAGCGCATGGGTATGATGCCGAGGTCACCGTGCATAGAGTAAAGAAATATGCGCCACAAATCTGCCATTGTGTTCTGGATGTGGTTCTGATATGA
- a CDS encoding AIR synthase-related protein: protein MDIEGYVRRHMHSGISDDDLAARLRDRILEIKEVPSDYAEAFARAAIEEVRITSNLSGDLFTYEKAGISMGAFGVGSRGTGDFYAHRKIAEIIGETGASVGVSEMDDGGVVPAGGQFIITTVDGMHSRLSDYPFLAGFHATRATLRDVYVMGARPVGLISDIHVADDGDVARIFDYTAGITAVGEALNVPLIAGSTLRIGGDMVIGDRMTGCVGVVGVADHITARRQIQPGDLFLMTEGAGGGTIATAAIYSGNAEVVEETINLHFLHACDALIRDAVFPEIHAMTDVTNGGLRGDVFEMAETAGCRIIIEEEKLRSLVNPRVLALLDKLGIDYLGVSLDSLLVVVPPDAADRVLEVIRNQGVAVEIIGIAEEGEAESVLKSGGKEVDFSPKFREAPYTPLKKVVDTRTGDFEAMKKEVDRAAAAARMKKERILKRLR from the coding sequence ATGGATATTGAAGGATATGTGCGGAGGCATATGCATTCCGGTATCAGCGATGATGACCTTGCAGCCCGCCTCCGTGACCGGATCCTTGAGATTAAAGAGGTCCCGTCAGACTATGCAGAAGCATTCGCACGAGCGGCGATAGAAGAGGTCAGGATCACCAGCAACCTCAGCGGCGATCTCTTCACGTACGAGAAGGCCGGTATCTCCATGGGAGCATTCGGCGTCGGATCAAGGGGGACCGGTGATTTTTATGCGCACCGGAAGATTGCAGAGATCATCGGGGAGACCGGCGCATCCGTCGGGGTCTCCGAGATGGATGACGGCGGGGTTGTCCCGGCAGGCGGACAGTTCATCATCACAACCGTCGATGGGATGCACTCCCGCCTCTCCGACTACCCCTTCCTCGCAGGATTCCATGCGACCCGCGCCACCCTCCGTGATGTATATGTGATGGGCGCACGGCCGGTCGGGCTCATCTCCGACATCCATGTCGCAGATGACGGCGATGTCGCCAGGATCTTCGACTATACCGCAGGGATCACCGCCGTCGGAGAAGCACTTAATGTCCCCCTCATCGCCGGTTCCACCCTCAGAATCGGTGGCGATATGGTCATCGGCGACCGGATGACCGGATGTGTCGGGGTTGTCGGGGTTGCCGATCATATCACCGCCCGCCGCCAGATTCAGCCAGGCGACCTCTTTCTGATGACCGAAGGAGCTGGCGGAGGAACCATCGCTACCGCAGCGATCTACTCCGGCAATGCAGAAGTCGTCGAAGAGACGATCAACCTCCATTTCCTCCATGCCTGCGACGCCCTCATCCGGGATGCCGTATTCCCGGAGATCCATGCGATGACCGATGTCACCAACGGGGGTCTCCGTGGCGATGTCTTTGAGATGGCAGAGACCGCAGGATGCCGGATCATCATCGAAGAGGAGAAGCTCCGTAGTCTTGTCAATCCCCGTGTCCTCGCACTCCTCGACAAACTTGGTATCGACTATCTTGGCGTCTCGCTCGACTCGCTCCTTGTTGTTGTGCCACCTGACGCGGCAGACCGGGTGCTTGAGGTCATCAGGAACCAGGGTGTCGCTGTTGAGATCATCGGCATTGCAGAAGAGGGAGAGGCGGAATCTGTCCTTAAGAGCGGCGGGAAGGAGGTCGATTTCTCCCCGAAGTTCAGGGAGGCTCCCTATACCCCACTGAAAAAGGTCGTCGATACACGAACCGGGGACTTTGAGGCGATGAAGAAAGAGGTGGATCGTGCGGCTGCAGCGGCACGGATGAAGAAAGAGAGGATCCTGAAACGGTTGAGATAG
- a CDS encoding class I SAM-dependent methyltransferase: MSRIKVQAHYDEVAEVYDQRYDLRQGRLYHHHLSQTVLDRVSADGPLLDLGCGTGLFIEHYQKNGGRAVGLDISPGMVRMGRLRCPESDFIVGTADILPFEDESFESIASLLAFTYLREPDLMLDEAYRILKPGGKIAVCTLGRNMMTLLVPFFYRMGERIGYRKIGVGDFGENYYTGGEMEAMFREAGFVDVESRRCSFAHYTLSPRIFSMAQRAEPFIEEHLPSLAFNVCVSGRKE, from the coding sequence ATGAGCAGGATAAAGGTACAGGCACATTATGATGAGGTGGCAGAGGTCTATGATCAGCGGTATGATCTCCGGCAGGGGAGGCTCTATCACCACCACTTAAGCCAGACCGTCCTTGATCGGGTTTCGGCAGACGGGCCTCTCCTCGATCTCGGATGTGGAACCGGACTTTTTATTGAGCATTATCAGAAGAATGGCGGGCGGGCGGTTGGCCTTGACATCTCGCCCGGGATGGTCAGGATGGGCCGCCTGCGGTGTCCTGAGAGCGACTTTATTGTCGGAACCGCCGATATCCTCCCGTTTGAGGATGAGAGTTTTGAGAGTATCGCAAGCCTGCTCGCATTTACCTATCTGCGGGAACCGGATCTGATGCTTGATGAGGCATACCGTATCCTGAAGCCGGGCGGGAAGATTGCAGTCTGCACGCTCGGCAGAAATATGATGACCCTCCTTGTCCCCTTCTTTTACCGGATGGGCGAGCGGATCGGGTACAGGAAGATCGGTGTCGGGGATTTTGGTGAGAACTACTATACCGGCGGTGAGATGGAGGCGATGTTCAGGGAAGCCGGGTTCGTTGATGTGGAGTCCCGGCGGTGTTCATTTGCCCACTACACCCTCTCCCCCCGGATCTTCTCGATGGCACAGAGGGCAGAGCCGTTCATCGAGGAGCATCTCCCCTCCCTCGCCTTCAATGTCTGTGTGAGTGGAAGAAAAGAGTAG
- a CDS encoding dihydroneopterin aldolase family protein, with amino-acid sequence MPTEREQAVFEAAIKLGALYHQFVGTPVSPETAETIEDAIESAVRLQPYVTDVTVRLDRSVMLENPFGYSEVSGRMFDVTISTKVGEATCTAALRYENGYPMMSIID; translated from the coding sequence ATGCCAACAGAGAGAGAACAAGCAGTATTTGAAGCGGCGATCAAACTTGGTGCACTTTACCACCAGTTCGTCGGAACCCCTGTCTCACCAGAGACCGCAGAGACGATTGAAGATGCAATCGAGTCGGCTGTCCGGCTTCAGCCGTATGTGACCGATGTAACGGTCCGGCTCGATCGCTCCGTCATGCTTGAAAACCCCTTCGGGTACTCCGAGGTCTCGGGGCGGATGTTTGATGTCACGATATCGACGAAAGTCGGGGAGGCCACCTGTACAGCAGCCCTCCGGTATGAGAACGGGTATCCCATGATGTCCATCATCGATTAA
- a CDS encoding pantoate kinase — MPPSVVVWAPGHISGYFRRITGETFRDTGSVGAGIVTSQGVTATVADAVETEIFVLSDGVENTGSPPIEYALERLDLTASITTESKLPIGSGFGLSAASLLATLTGLNELFALSMSCHEIALLAHEIEVKYSHGLGDVAAEVGGGLVCRTRPGIDTEVHRMVGLDDTIWCLCAGPIPTDGILGSPGVMNQIAGAYPGRCPVDLPDFLSLSRRFAEASGLITPVVGEVLQACDDASVPASMTMLGEGVFAIGDDAEAVLSGFGKVYPTGIAEAGPAVLEVRE, encoded by the coding sequence ATGCCGCCATCTGTCGTAGTCTGGGCACCCGGCCATATATCCGGATATTTCCGGAGGATCACCGGGGAGACCTTCCGGGACACGGGAAGTGTCGGTGCAGGGATCGTCACCAGTCAGGGTGTCACTGCCACGGTCGCCGACGCTGTCGAGACGGAGATCTTTGTCCTCTCGGATGGTGTCGAGAATACCGGATCCCCCCCCATCGAATATGCCCTTGAGCGCCTTGATCTTACTGCATCAATCACCACAGAGTCAAAACTCCCGATAGGATCAGGATTCGGCCTCTCGGCCGCCTCACTGCTTGCGACACTGACCGGTCTCAATGAGCTCTTCGCCCTCTCGATGAGCTGCCATGAGATAGCCCTCCTCGCCCATGAGATCGAGGTGAAGTACAGCCATGGGCTCGGAGATGTGGCCGCCGAGGTCGGGGGCGGGCTCGTCTGCAGGACCAGACCGGGGATCGATACCGAGGTACACCGGATGGTCGGGCTGGATGATACTATCTGGTGCCTCTGTGCAGGCCCGATACCGACTGACGGTATCCTTGGGTCACCGGGGGTGATGAATCAGATCGCCGGTGCCTATCCCGGAAGGTGCCCGGTCGATCTCCCTGACTTCCTCTCCCTCTCACGCCGGTTTGCCGAGGCGTCCGGGCTGATCACCCCCGTCGTCGGGGAGGTACTTCAGGCATGTGATGACGCTTCTGTTCCGGCAAGTATGACGATGCTCGGCGAGGGTGTATTTGCCATCGGAGATGATGCAGAGGCGGTCCTCTCCGGGTTTGGGAAGGTATACCCGACCGGGATTGCAGAAGCAGGACCGGCGGTTCTGGAGGTCCGGGAATGA
- a CDS encoding TatD family hydrolase, with the protein MQKPRFPITDDHMHIDPVNGIGINAVKEFARSGGTHIFLVTKPSWSFGIDAVRPDDFRPVFEKTIALAVECREAGVTAFPILGVHPAEISRLTARMSLADAEALMIGALRVAAEYAMNGEAVALKSGRPHYEVDAEVWAASNRVLASALQFSAECGCAVQLHAESGPCADVVGMAEGIGMPVDRVVKHFATPDTPLHPSFIANHESIPEAAEEGKVFTMESDYIDERDRPGSVLGPRSVPRFTLRHLEAGRLSEEAVWRIHAEVPERVYGVEITL; encoded by the coding sequence ATGCAGAAGCCGCGTTTTCCGATCACCGATGATCATATGCATATCGACCCGGTGAACGGGATCGGTATCAATGCAGTGAAGGAGTTTGCCCGCTCAGGTGGGACGCATATCTTCCTTGTGACGAAGCCGTCCTGGTCATTTGGCATTGATGCGGTGAGGCCTGATGATTTTCGCCCGGTCTTTGAGAAGACGATTGCCCTTGCTGTCGAGTGCAGGGAGGCAGGCGTAACTGCCTTTCCCATCCTCGGCGTCCATCCGGCGGAGATCTCGCGGCTTACCGCACGGATGAGCCTTGCTGATGCTGAGGCACTGATGATCGGAGCACTCCGTGTTGCGGCGGAGTATGCGATGAATGGGGAGGCAGTCGCCCTCAAAAGCGGCAGGCCGCATTATGAGGTGGATGCTGAGGTCTGGGCCGCATCCAACCGGGTCCTCGCTTCTGCCCTTCAGTTCTCGGCCGAATGTGGCTGTGCTGTCCAGCTGCATGCCGAGAGCGGGCCTTGCGCCGATGTCGTCGGAATGGCTGAAGGTATCGGGATGCCCGTCGACAGGGTTGTGAAACATTTTGCAACCCCCGACACCCCGCTTCACCCTTCCTTTATCGCAAATCATGAGTCGATCCCGGAGGCTGCAGAGGAAGGGAAGGTGTTTACGATGGAGAGTGACTATATTGATGAACGGGACCGCCCCGGTTCGGTTCTGGGTCCACGCTCCGTCCCCCGGTTCACACTCCGCCACCTTGAGGCCGGCCGGCTCTCTGAAGAGGCGGTCTGGCGCATCCATGCCGAGGTCCCGGAACGGGTCTATGGTGTGGAGATCACCCTCTGA